Within the Solwaraspora sp. WMMA2056 genome, the region CAGGCGCTCTGGGTGGCCGCCTGCCCGGACGAGGCGCAACGGTTCTTCGACTGGATGGCCGGATCCACGGGTGTCCCGACCGACGGACACGGGCTGCCGGCGGGTCAGCCCGTACCGGTGATGTTCGGGGTCGGCGGTGAGCGGGACCTGACCGAACACACCCTGGACCACCTCGCCGGATACCGGGGGTCGCGGCCGGTACGGGTCGGCAACGCCGCCTGGCGGCAGCGGCAGCTCGACGTCCTCGGCGAGGTGCTGCACGGCGCCTGGATCATGCGGGACTACCTGGGCGGGCTGTCGGCGGGCACCGCCGGGTTCCTGCGGACCGTCGCCGACCGGGCCGCGACCGGCTGGACCGAGCCCGACGCCGGGATCTGGGAGGGCCGGGAAGGTGACCGCCACTACGTCACCTCGAAGCTGATGTGCTGGGTGGCGCTGGACCGTGGGGTGCGCCTGGCCGGGCTGCTCGGCGCGGACGCCGAGGTGAGCCGGTGGCGGCGGGCCCGCGAGGACGTACGGGCGGCGGTCCTCGCCCACGGTTGGAACGCCGACCGACAGGCGTTCACCGGCGCGTTCGGCTCCCCGCACCTGGACGCCGGGGTGCTGACCATGCCGATGATGGGATTCCTGCCCGGCACCGATCCCCGGGTGGTGTCGACCGTCGACGTCATCGAACGCGAACTGGGCCACGACGGTCTGGTGCAGCGCTGGACCGGCGACGACGACGAGGGAGCCTTTCTGATCTGCTCGTACTGGCTGGCCGAGGCCCTCGCCCTGGCCGGTCGACCGGACCGGGCCCGGTGGGTCTTCGACCGGGCCACCGGTTGCGCCAACGACCTGGGGCTGCTCGCCGAGGAGGTGGACCGCCGCGACGACAGCCTGATCGGCAACTTCCCGCAGGGGCTGTCGCACATCGGTCTGATCAACGCGGCGTGGACCATCTCCCAGGTCGAGCAGGCCGCCGCCGGCACCGCTGATCAGACCAGCTCCGGCACTGCCGGTCAGGCTGCCCCCGGCACTGCCGGTCAGACCGGCAGCGGCGACGGCAGTACGCCGGCCAGCGGTAGCCGCTCCAGGTTGTCCCGGTAGGACGGGTCACCGAGGACCCGGGCCACGGCGTCGGCGATCCGGCCGGCGCAGCCGGCGTCGAGCAGCCGGTGCGCCGCGTCCCGGTCGGTCGCCGCGCCCGCGTCCAGGTCGATGCCGATCCCGAGCCGCTGCACCTGCCGGGCCACCAGCGGCTGGTCGCCGAAGAACGGCACCACGACCATCGGCACCCGGGCCAGCACCGCCTCGTGGAAACTGTTGCTGCCCCCGTGGGTGACGAACACGTCGGCCCGGCTCAGCACCTGCTGCTGGTCGACGGCGTACGTGACGGTCCAGTTCGCCGGGTACCGGTCGAGGATCCGCCGGCCCCGGGTCGGGAACACCACCTGGACGTCGGCGGTGGACCAGTGCCGGGTCAGGCCGGCGAGGCACCGGCGCAGCGCGCCGACCAGCGGCGGGTCGGTGTGCCACAGGTTGTCCAGCACCTCGGTGCCGAAGGACAGGTAGATCAGTGGCCGCCGGGTGGTCGGCCGGTCGGGTCGGCACCAGCCGTCGGAGAGGTAGCCGGCGAACCGGTACCGGGCCGGTGCCCGGCCACGGCCGAAGTCGCGCG harbors:
- a CDS encoding glycosyltransferase → MPRRRVLIFSIPNEGHLNILKRLVRDHRTEETFRIVLVDRQTTVPRLGDLAGLTVDVPGCGAFRNTPADQVFARAYRLFGECLAAGRDFRPDLVVYDFCAVEGNLVAQRLGVPAWSSVPGLVGPMTDTGYLRRALASPANTVALSRLRRRYGVDVDPATVELISNSLHLPGTQNILWSYPSVTPRDFGRGRAPARYRFAGYLSDGWCRPDRPTTRRPLIYLSFGTEVLDNLWHTDPPLVGALRRCLAGLTRHWSTADVQVVFPTRGRRILDRYPANWTVTYAVDQQQVLSRADVFVTHGGSNSFHEAVLARVPMVVVPFFGDQPLVARQVQRLGIGIDLDAGAATDRDAAHRLLDAGCAGRIADAVARVLGDPSYRDNLERLPLAGVLPSPLPV